In a single window of the Ruminococcus albus 7 = DSM 20455 genome:
- a CDS encoding leucine-rich repeat domain-containing protein — MKSKKIISGLLALSLVFGGAVVPSAVIGNSVISASASSICDDSLFISYGGNHAVDFTSEDNHYSYYIFKDGTVYLFEIQGLYDDTGEWHKYDEEMVMPSEIDGKAVTCIGYAAVGTNSIVKKITVPEGITMIDNGAFQSSYSLESIDLPDTVTYIGDYAFECDEKLKSFKIPPKVTTINNLTFMGCKSLTSVSIPDGVTSIGDYAFEYCESLPSVNIPDSVTSIGDGCFYGCVNLRSIVIPASVTSISKNAFVKDEYYENNEIKYRPLKNLTIYCYKGSYAEEYAKANGLKYCLLDQGFVYKQLDDNTIEIIKYVGNDTEVNIPSKIDNIPVTSIHSAAFYGSNTIKSVVIPDSVVSLGDAVFGGCTNLENVSLSNNVRSIGQVVFSGCSSLKEIVIPDSVTSIDSAAFLDCIGLEKVYLSNNLETIGASAFNGCKSLKEIVIPDSVISIESAAFVNCTGLESVTIPKNVVSIGEYAFAVCDNLTIYCYTNSAAQQYAIDNEIKYERIDASKPFVPTYPTNIKVDHSEQYHQVRFTWDKVENAEKYGIAVYLAGKWRIQTQNITGTIYTTPKNLTPGKTYKVAIAAKVNGQWDVNNAIKNAVTVTVK; from the coding sequence ATGAAAAGTAAAAAAATCATTTCAGGTCTGTTGGCATTGAGCCTGGTATTTGGTGGGGCTGTGGTGCCGAGTGCAGTAATAGGTAATTCTGTTATCTCTGCAAGTGCGAGCAGCATTTGTGATGATTCCTTGTTTATTAGTTATGGTGGTAATCATGCGGTTGATTTTACTTCGGAGGATAATCACTATTCTTATTATATCTTCAAAGATGGTACAGTTTACTTATTTGAAATCCAGGGATTATATGATGATACTGGTGAATGGCATAAATATGATGAGGAGATGGTAATGCCAAGTGAGATCGATGGCAAAGCAGTAACCTGTATCGGATATGCTGCTGTAGGTACTAATTCGATCGTAAAAAAAATAACGGTCCCCGAAGGCATTACAATGATCGATAATGGTGCTTTTCAATCTAGTTATAGTCTTGAAAGCATAGATTTACCTGACACAGTAACATATATTGGTGATTATGCATTTGAATGTGATGAAAAACTTAAAAGCTTTAAGATCCCTCCAAAAGTAACTACAATAAATAATTTAACTTTTATGGGATGTAAAAGTCTTACATCTGTATCAATACCGGATGGTGTGACTAGTATTGGTGATTATGCATTTGAATACTGTGAAAGCCTTCCGTCAGTTAATATACCGGATAGTGTTACTAGTATTGGTGACGGTTGTTTTTATGGATGTGTAAATCTTAGAAGTATAGTTATCCCTGCAAGTGTAACGAGTATTAGTAAAAATGCATTTGTTAAAGATGAATATTATGAAAATAACGAGATAAAATATCGCCCTTTGAAAAATCTAACAATTTATTGCTACAAAGGATCATACGCTGAGGAGTATGCAAAAGCAAACGGATTAAAATATTGTTTATTAGATCAGGGTTTTGTTTACAAGCAGCTTGACGATAATACCATTGAGATAATTAAGTATGTCGGTAATGATACAGAAGTCAATATACCAAGCAAAATTGACAATATTCCTGTAACAAGTATTCATTCCGCTGCATTTTATGGCTCTAATACAATTAAGAGTGTTGTTATACCGGATAGTGTTGTTTCCTTAGGTGATGCGGTTTTCGGTGGCTGTACAAACCTTGAGAACGTATCTTTATCAAATAACGTAAGATCTATTGGTCAAGTTGTATTTTCAGGTTGCTCATCTCTGAAAGAGATCGTGATACCTGATAGTGTTACAAGCATTGATTCAGCTGCTTTCCTTGATTGTATCGGTCTTGAGAAAGTATATTTATCTAATAATTTGGAAACTATCGGTGCTTCAGCATTTAATGGATGTAAATCACTGAAAGAAATAGTGATACCTGATAGCGTGATATCTATTGAATCTGCCGCATTTGTTAATTGCACAGGTCTTGAAAGTGTCACTATTCCAAAGAATGTTGTATCAATAGGTGAATATGCATTTGCCGTATGCGATAATCTGACTATATATTGCTACACAAATTCTGCAGCTCAGCAGTATGCTATTGATAATGAGATCAAATATGAGCGTATAGATGCATCAAAGCCATTTGTTCCTACTTACCCCACAAACATAAAAGTAGATCACAGCGAACAGTACCACCAGGTAAGATTCACATGGGACAAGGTTGAGAATGCAGAAAAGTACGGCATAGCTGTATACCTCGCAGGCAAGTGGAGAATACAGACACAGAATATCACCGGTACGATTTACACTACTCCCAAGAACCTTACTCCCGGCAAGACCTACAAGGTAGCTATCGCTGCTAAGGTGAACGGTCAGTGGGATGTTAATAATGCTATCAAGAATGCTGTTACTGTTACAGTAAAGTGA